A stretch of the Aegilops tauschii subsp. strangulata cultivar AL8/78 chromosome 4, Aet v6.0, whole genome shotgun sequence genome encodes the following:
- the LOC109778287 gene encoding sister-chromatid cohesion protein 3 has translation MAETIASMRRPKRGRPPRPRESDFVTGEEFEDEEEGEDHGEAADGLAPPRSKRKREASAAAAAALEDLTLIDIVKHNGRLISHAVKRLVEDYESNPKSVLFQILTMLFEVCGARHDIYASDLHEAAVDDIVFKLAELARKGLVDDNYSSKRKDLKNFKENLVTFWDSLVLECQNGPLFDDNLFTTIKDYVVAISCTPPRVYRQVASLVGLQLVTSFISVAKTLSGQRETTQRQLNAEKKKHSDGPAVESLNKRLSITHENITYLEESMRKIFSGLFMHRYRDVDPEIRMLCIKSLGIWVVSYPSLFLQDIYLKYLGWTLNDKNAGVRRTSILALQSLYDVDDNIPSLGLFTERFYSRMIQLADDIDISVAVPAIGLIKQLLRHQLLSDDDLGPLYDLLIDEPPMIRRAIGELVYDHLIAQNCKTPSVARDGDNESSEIHISRMLHILREFSDDPVLSSYVIDDIWDDMKAMKDWKCVISMLLDETPIAELTDMDGTNLVRMLRASAKKAVGERIVLATDNRKMYYNKSQKEILENSKSDITNALMKRYPQLLRKYLPDKAKISPLIDMMMLLKLEMYSLKRQEQNFKAAIDLIVDAFFKHGDKDTLRSCIKAIAFCCTKCQADLLDYAENKLKTLEDELVLKVKTAIKEVEAGDDEYSLLVNLKRLHELQLSKPVKNDGLFEDMYRILSHLKEMDNEVKSFLLINMFLEVAWCLHAIDVENPSETSIEGLSSKQRSLFEQLYYFLVVLSNYQKEGRSTTVLSSRVCTITAEMWCLFKKSKYSSTKLKNLGYLPQLEYVQKFWKLCEQQLNISDDTEDEDANEEYIEDTNRDAVMIAAAKLLLADTVSKDYLGPEIVSHYVSHGASTTEIIKHLITALKKNANSDIAALFFEALRRVYERYMAYLREGENQNLIAKSYSECQDLANRLAGYYVGAVRIKNKSEILKIIQCGVQFAFVDLPKQLSFLEAALVPFVSKLPSSDIPDILTDVQKRAQDIDMNEDPSAWRPYLTFVEHLREKHARNEVFHEEKEEKPVKRRGRPRKPRDEPVRNLFDGNKSSDEESVSDSDQRGHGGDDDDEDDAFDQPLINTFRPSASKLRSLKGVSQQGTSSQRKAPTASGSNS, from the exons ATGGCGGAGACGATAGCCTCCATGCGCCGCCCG AAGCGTGGCCGCCCGCCAAGGCCGAGGGAGAGCGACTTCGTGACCGGCGAAGAGTttgaggacgaggaggagggggaggaccACGGGGAGGCGGCCGATGGGCTCGCGCCGCCCCGGTCTAAGCGCAAGCGCGaggcgtccgccgccgccgccgccgcgctcgagGATTTGACTCTCATCG ACATAGTCAAACATAATGGCAGGCTAATCAGCCATGCTGTCAAAAGATTGGTCGAGGATTATGAATCAAATCCAAAGTCAGTGCTATTTCAGATATTAACAATGTTATTTGAG GTTTGTGGCGCCAGACATGATATATATGCAAGCGACCTTCATGAGGCAGCTGTGGATGACATTGTATTCAAACTAGCTGAGCTAGCAAGAAAA GGTCTGGTGGATGATAATTATAGCTCAAAAAGGAAGGACCTTAAGAACTTCAAAGAAAATCTTGTTACCTTTTGGGATAGTTTGGTCCTTGAGTGTCAGAATGGTCCATTATTTGATGATAACTTATTCACGACAATCAAGGATTACGTGGTTGCGATATCATG TACTCCCCCAAGGGTTTATCGTCAAGTAGCTTCATTGGTTGGGCTCCAGCTTGTGACGTCCTTCATATCTGTCGCCAAGACTCTCAGTGGACAGCGTGAGACCACCCAAAGGCAGTTGaatgcagagaagaagaagcacaGTGATGGGCCAGCTGTTGAATCTCTCAACAAAAGGCTATCTATTACTCATGAAAATATTACATATTTGGAGGAATCGATGCGTAAAATATTCAGCGG GTTATTCATGCACCGTTATCGGGATGTTGACCCTGAGATCCGAATGTTATGCATAAAATCCCTAGGTATTTGGGTTGTCTCATATCCATCACTGTTCTTACAAGATATATATTTAAAGTATCTTGGGTGGACACTGAATGACAAG AATGCTGGAGTTAGAAGAACTTCTATTCTTGCCTTGCAAAGCCTGTATGATGTAGATGACAACATACCTTCTCTTGGTCTCTTTACGGAGAGGTTTTATAGCAGGATGATCCAGCTTGCTGATGATATTGATATTTCAGTAGCTGTGCCAGCTATAGGACTCATCAAGCAATTACTTCG GCATCAACTTTTGAGTGACGATGATTTGGGTCCCCTATATGATTTGCTTATTGACGAACCTCCTATGATCAGGCGTGCAATAGGGGAGTTAGTTTATGATCACCTGATAGCACAAAACTGCAAGACCCCTTCTGTAGCTAGAG ATGGGGACAATGAATCCTCCGAGATTCACATTAGTCGAATGCTGCACATCTTAAGGGAATTTTCGGATGACCCAGTCCTGAGTTCTTACGTCATTGATGATATTTGGGATGACATGAAGGCCATGAAA GACTGGAAGTGTGTAATCTCCATGCTTCTTGATGAAACTCCGATAGCTGAGCTTACTGACATGGATGGAACAAATCTAGTTCGGATGCTGCGAGCCTCTGCTAAGAAGGCTGTTGGGGAAAGAATAGTTCTTGCAACTGACAATAGGAAGATGTACTATAACAAATCCCAAAAG GAGATATTAGAAAATAGCAAGAGTGACATAACCAATGCCTTGATGAAGAGGTACCCGCAACTTTTGAGAAAATACTTGCCTGACAAGGCCAAGATATCCCCTCTAATTGATATGATGATGCTTTTGAAACTTGAGATGTACTCACTGAAGAGGCAAGAGCAG AATTTCAAGGCCGCCATAGATCTCATTGTTGATGCCTTCTTCAAACATGGTGACAAGGATACTTTAAGATCTTGCATCAAGGCAATAGCTTTCTGTTGCACGAAGTGTCAGGCGGATCTTCTAGattatgctgaaaataaacttaAGACTCTTGAAGATGAGTTGGTTTTGAAAGTCAAAACTGCGATCAAGGAAGTAGAG GCAGGTGATGATGAATATTCTCTCTTGGTTAATTTGAAGCGACTTCATGAACTTCAGTTGTCAAAACCTGTTAAAAATGATGGTTTATTTGAAGATATGTACCGAATCCTCAGTCATCTAAAAGAGATGGACAATGAG GTAAAGAGCTTTCTCCTCATCAACATGTTCCTTGAAGTAGCATGGTGCCTTCATGCAATTGACGTTGAAAACCCATCTGAAACATCTATCGAGGGACTTTCTTCCAAGCAAAGGTCTCTCTTTGAACAACTCTATTATTTCTTGGTGGTTCTGTCCAATTATCAGAAAGAGGGAAGGAGCACCACTGTGCTTTCCTCCAGA GTCTGCACCATTACTGCAGAGATGTGGTGCTTGTTTAAGAAGTCAAAGTATTCTTCAACAAAGCTAAAAAATTTGGGTTATCTCCCACAATTAGAATATGTTCAGAAGTTTTGGAAACTATGTGAACAGCAGCTGAATATATCAG ATGACACAGAAGATGAAGACGCAAACGAAGAATATATTGAAGACACAAACAGGGATGCTGTCATGATTGCAGCTGCAAAGCTACTGCTTGCTGATACAGTTTCGAAG GATTACCTTGGCCCTGAGATTGTTTCACACTATGTATCTCATGGTGCAAGTACGACAGAGATCATCAAGCATCTCATTACCGCACTAAAGAAAAATGCAAACAGTGATATAGCTGCTCTATTCTTTGAGGCATTGAGACGG GTGTACGAACGGTATATGGCCTATTTGCGCGAAGGAGAGAACCAAAACCTGATAGCCAAATCTTACTCGGAGTGTCAAGATCTTGCTAATCGGCTTGCAGGCTACTATGTTGGCGCTGTTCGTATTAAAAACAAGTCTGAGATCTTAAAGATTATCCAGTGCGGTGTTCAATTTGCCTTTGTGGACCTCCCAAAGCAATTGTCTTTCCTCGAGGCTGCTCTTGTGCCATTTGTTTCTAAACTTCCTTCGTCAGATATACCAGACAT TTTGACAGATGTACAGAAGAGGGCACAAGATATCGATATGAATGAAGATCCCAGTGCTTGGCGCCCGTACTTAACCTTTGTAGAACACTTACGTGAGAAACATGCAAGGAATGAGGTTTTCCATG AAGAAAAGGAGGAAAAGCCTGTAAAGCGCAGGGGCCGCCCGAGGAAGCCTAGAGATGAACCTGTGAGAAATCTTTTTGATGGAAACAAATCTAGTGATGAAGAGTCTGTTAGTGACTCTGACCAACGGGGGCATGGTGGAGATGACGACGACGAGGATGATGCTTTTGACCAGCCTTTGATCAACACGTTTAGGCCTTCCGCATCCAAGCTAAGATCGCTGAAGGGGGTTTCTCAACAGGGAACAAGCAGTCAGAGAAAAGCTCCTACGGCTTCAG GAAGCAATAGCTGA